The Terriglobales bacterium DNA segment TGCCGTTTGGAAATGGATTTCTGCGCGCATCCTACTGCCACTAGCTACGGCGCGCAAGGTCGGGTGTCACTTTGGCAGCGATTCGAGGAGCAAACTAGAAGGGACCTAGATGTGATACGGCGATTTATCACCAACTATTGAGATTCGGGATATGTTTCTGAACTGCTCAGAGCTCCCCCACACGATTGTTGTCTAGCCCGGCGATTTCCGTGATATATCGACTGTGATGAGCACCGTCACGCACGCGATCAGCAGTGCCAGCCTCCACGAGTCGGAGCGTGTTACCCGTGTGCGGGCGCGATCTTGGTTGGCGCAACCGTTTCATATGACGAGGTGCGCGACGCTTAACCTATCAGGCCTATAATCGGTTTGCGTAACCGCGAGAACATGGGGGGCCCATGAGGAGTTCAGTTCTGATTGGCATGTTTTTGGTGGCTGTTTGCTGCGCTGTGGCCCAATCTGCACCTCCTGCATCCTGGAAATGTGATCCGAAGACGCGTCTGCGGCCCGATGACCCCGTGTACACCGAGGCGCTACAGTTGTCGCAAATCCTCTCGAAGGGCGGCCTTCAGGTTAAATGTGTGCTGAGATCGAAGACGGCACAGCCCTCTGCTTGGAAGAAGGGAGCTGCCCTGTATCGTACCGAGCGCGGAGACTTCGAGGCGTTGTTTGCAGTTAAACCAGAAGATTTTGCCAACCTCACTGTGGTGGAGCAACCGCAGCAGGATGGCCTCCACGTGTACGAATACCGCGGTCTCCCGGGGAAAGCGATTGATCGGAGTTCACATCGGGAGTATTTCGTAAAGCATCGCGGAACATTTGTTATCACTTACGACCGGCAACTCGCACAAAGTCTAAGTGCGATTTTCGAAACGCAACAGCAACTCTAATCAGCAACTGCTGTAATCAGGATTCCACAATCTATACCTGACCAACACGCCGCCAACTCATTGTGACATTAGCCTCAGCTGCCCAGCGCGCGGAATCGAACAGTGTGTGGTCAGGTTGATCTTATTTCCGCCCTTCCCGTTTCTGCGCCACCACCAGCCCGCGCGGTGTAGGCAACAACACGACCGAGATCAGCCCTTCGCACTCCAGCTTCAGCGCTGCCTCGCGCACTGTCTTCAGGTGCGAACTGGCATCGTGCATCAGGATCACGCCGCAAGGATTCATCTGCGACAAGAACCGCCTGACCTCCTGTTCGCGCAGCGGCATATCGCTGTCGCTGTAGAGCAGGTCGATGGTTCCGTCCACCTTTATCTCCATGCTGGACTGGTTGCGGTACTCGATCCATTCGCCCAGTCCAGAGGCATCGATCTTCTCTTTTGCCTTGGCAAACACCTCAGGGTCGAACTCGCAAGTGACTACCTTGCCGAAGCCGTTGGCTTTCAGCCCTTCTGCGATCCATAGCGTGCTGACAGCGAGGAAGGTTCCCGTCTCTACTACCAGCTGTGGCTTAAGTGTTGTGATCAGAGTCCGCAGGAATTCCAGCACTTCGACCTCGGCGGTCATGGAGTCGAACATGCTCCAGCGCTCGGGATGGGGACACTCCGGCGTCGCCCGGTGATACTCCGGCTGAAGCTGCTCACCCCGCCGCTCCACCTGCCGCATGATTTTGTGTTCTTGTTTTTCTTTTTTTCCGAACAGACGTTTCAGCGACACGGAAGCAGTATACGTGCATGGCATTCAGCGGGTGCCCCACGTTCGCCTGCTTTTGGCTAACGTGAGAGGTCGAGGCGCAGCCTCGACAGTTCTTCGCCGAGAGCTGGCGGTGCCCCACCCTTGTCGCGCAGCGACAGGGTGGGTACCGATTCTACTGATCGCTGAGTGCTGATTGCTGAGTGCTCTATTGCGCCGGCTGCGCTTCCTCTTCGCTCGCGTTAGACGCGCGAACCACCGCGCTCGCGGGTGTGATAATGAGCCGCGGCAGCCTGCCCCCGGAGCGCTGATATCGCTGCTTCAAATCCTGCACATCGTCGATCTTCAGAACACGCTGCAGGACCACTCCGCCGGGAATGTCGTCGAACGAAAAAACGTCATTGGGACGGAAAGTTTGCTGCGCCGCCATGAGCAGCGTTTCTTCGCTCTGGAAATTCTCGCGGAGCTTGGGATCGAGCACGATGGCCCAGTACACATCGAAATTCACAATTCCGCTATGGGGAGCGTAACTGATCAGCAGATTGTGGTCGTAATCATCCCAACCGTCGGCGTGGTACTGCGAGCCCGGAATCACCACGTAGAGGTTAGGATGCTTGTCGCTAGGCTTGGAAGGCGCCACGCGCGGGCCAAAGCGCCACGGCCCGATGGTCAAAAGGTGATGTCCCTGCGCCGGCGCAATTTCCAGCTTCACCAACTGACCCTGGTGATAAACCTGCACGATCTGCGGCCCCAGATCGGTGGCAATGCCATGGGACTTCGCGCGAGCCACGGTTCCCGCTGCTAGCGCCGCAAGGATGCATACTGCCGCGCAAACCAGCCAGTTGGTCGTTTTTCGAGAATCGCGCAGACGGAGTCTCCCCATCACGATGGCATCCAGAACGATGCAATTATTCCGATGTTGCGCATTATATGGTTGCCATCCGCAGGGTAAAGTCACTGAAGCCCATGAACTATTCTCCTCCATCATTTTCAACCACTTACATTGCCCACCATTGGCAATCACCGCAGCTGCCGTTACAGTGTTTTCGGGGTGAAGAAAATCCTTCAGCATCGTGGCTTGCGGCTGGTCTTCGTGGCCAATCTTGTGTCCATGCTGGGGAGCGGCATGAATGGGGCTGCGGTGACGTGGTTCATCCTGCAAGCCACGCATACCGAAGTCGCTTTGGGTTGGATGATTGTGCTGCAGGCCGTTCCGGCGATGCTGCTGATGCCATTCAGCGGGGTGATTATTGACCGCGAGGACCGCCGGCACCTGGTGATGACCCTCGATGTGCTGCGCGGCGTCATCATTCTGATCGTTGCCGTCTTGGCATTTACTCATCACGTGCGCGTCTGGCACGTGTATCTGATGTACATCCTGGTTTCGGCGGGATTCTGGGTGTTCTGGCCTACGGTGGCAGCCCTGGTGCAGGAACTCACACCCGACTCGGAGTTCGTTCACTCCAATACTTTTCTATTGACCGGGATTCAGAGCGGCTGGCTGATTGCCGGCGCCATCGTCGGATTTGTCTACAACCACATAGGGCTTGGCGGCGTGCTGCTGATCGACGCTTTCACCTATATGATTTCCTTTGCCTGTTACTTTGGGGTTCGCAAAGGGCGGCACGTGGTTCACCGTCCGGTGGCTGAGAAGATCGCCGCGGTGGAGAACTCCGTGCTTCGCTACCTGGGCGAGATGCGAGATGGCTGGGATCATCTGCGGCGCAGCCGCTACCTCAGCGCGCTGGCGATCAGCTGGGCTTTATTCCTGGGAGCGATGCTGACCTCGGGCGTAATTACCGCGCCGCTCAGCGATCGCATTCTGCACGCCGGCGCAGTGGGATATGGATGGCTGAACGGCGGATGGGCTGTCGGTGCGGTGATCAGTGCCTTTTACGTCTATCGATTGATCAGCTTTCGCGGGCCACGCGGTGCGCTGGCGTTGGGCATGGCTTTCCTTTCTCTGAGCTTTTTCGTTGCGCCGTTTACTCATATCGTGCCCCTGGCAGTGCTGGCATACGCCATAAGTGGATCGGCGCGTGGCGTTGCCGGGATTGCTCTTTCCAGCAACCTGATGGAAATCGTGCCCAGGCATTTCATGGGGCGAGTGCAGAACACCATTTACTTCGCCGGGACCGGGCTGCAGATCGCGCTGGCGCTGGTCGTTGGCGCAGTGGCCCATCGCATCAGCCTGACGCTCGCTTTTGCGATTATTGGATTCCTTTATTTCCTTGCCTTCCTTTCCGCCTACTGGCCGATACCGACTCCAGCTCCAGTCACGGAGACGGAAACCATCGGCGCCTGAGGTCTGAATTTGTGTGAGAAGTCACGAGGTCTCATGGCTTTTTAGTTTGCGAGAGATGGAGCAGGTCGCGAGAACTCAACCAATTTCTGCTGTTATCCTGAGCCAGAGCCGAATGGAAAGATGAGGCCCGAGTCGAAGGACCCGAGTCGAAAGACCTGGTGTTTCTAGAACCTGGTAGATGCGAAATCAATCCTGCTCTCAAGTCCTAAACGAATCCGTGGAGGTCTGTGTCAATCCGTGGCCGGATTCCGCCAGTGCCTGACTCCCACTGGTTCAACCTGTTATTCTCTCCCTTCTCGCACAGGAGGACCTCCCACCAATGTCAGCCTCGCTCGCCGGACGCGCCGCCATCGTCTTCGGAGTTGCCAATAAGCGCAGCATCGCCTGGTCAATCGCGCAGCAACTTCACGAGGC contains these protein-coding regions:
- a CDS encoding class I SAM-dependent methyltransferase; this translates as MPCTYTASVSLKRLFGKKEKQEHKIMRQVERRGEQLQPEYHRATPECPHPERWSMFDSMTAEVEVLEFLRTLITTLKPQLVVETGTFLAVSTLWIAEGLKANGFGKVVTCEFDPEVFAKAKEKIDASGLGEWIEYRNQSSMEIKVDGTIDLLYSDSDMPLREQEVRRFLSQMNPCGVILMHDASSHLKTVREAALKLECEGLISVVLLPTPRGLVVAQKREGRK
- a CDS encoding MFS transporter → MKKILQHRGLRLVFVANLVSMLGSGMNGAAVTWFILQATHTEVALGWMIVLQAVPAMLLMPFSGVIIDREDRRHLVMTLDVLRGVIILIVAVLAFTHHVRVWHVYLMYILVSAGFWVFWPTVAALVQELTPDSEFVHSNTFLLTGIQSGWLIAGAIVGFVYNHIGLGGVLLIDAFTYMISFACYFGVRKGRHVVHRPVAEKIAAVENSVLRYLGEMRDGWDHLRRSRYLSALAISWALFLGAMLTSGVITAPLSDRILHAGAVGYGWLNGGWAVGAVISAFYVYRLISFRGPRGALALGMAFLSLSFFVAPFTHIVPLAVLAYAISGSARGVAGIALSSNLMEIVPRHFMGRVQNTIYFAGTGLQIALALVVGAVAHRISLTLAFAIIGFLYFLAFLSAYWPIPTPAPVTETETIGA